The following coding sequences lie in one Miscanthus floridulus cultivar M001 chromosome 9, ASM1932011v1, whole genome shotgun sequence genomic window:
- the LOC136482783 gene encoding putative disease resistance RPP13-like protein 1 isoform X1: MDGDWCTLEELEALSHLRSLQVNSLENVLDSSIATKAGIRSKKHLEYLELNWYVDDDDDDDDDEKEEEEEEEDGDDRDDNQDDEVEEQQEVEKEDDEKEEEEEHEDDEEKEEDEQTEVENIDQEKEEDDGHTEDGVGKEEQQIGPDQQQRIEDVFDELCPPPTLDTLIISNYFGRRLPNWMHSPAQTTFRCLRSIVIQNLTYCSRLPDGLCRIPGLEELLISNAPAIEHVGPDFQSVASGDGGIVSKPFPELVKLELLGLSVWKEWNWEKHSEAISMAALEHLQLTDCKLTHLPPGLACDYRYSLRSICLKDLTLLEYLENFPSVVKLDVHECPMLKTISGFSMLRTVNIDGCQKLKVLEGVPVLDNMVLDDIPWDVIGTPARCRPKGYQAGLQRQLPQDLTIISCSTCSWTPCTHLNVLLAAALLVCIGGGRPWRCT, translated from the exons ATGGATGGTGACTGGTGCACTTTAGAAGAGTTAGAAGCTCTTTCACATCTTAGAAGTCTTCAAGTCAACAGTCTGGAAAATGTGCTTGATAGCTCAATTGCTACAAAGGCTGGAATTAGAAGCAAGAAGCATCTGGAGTATTTGGAGTTAAATTGGtacgttgatgatgatgatgatgatgatgatgatgagaaggaggaggaggaggaggaagaggatggcgaTGATCGTGATGACAACCAAGATGATGAGGTTGAGGAGCAGCaggaggtggagaaggaagatgatgagaaggaggaggaggaggaacatGAGGACGATGAGGAGAAAGAGGAGGATGAACAAACAGAAGTTGAGAATATTGATCAGGAGAAAGAGGAGGACGATGGTCATACTGAGGATGGTGTAGGAAAAGAAGAGCAACAAATTGGTCCAGATCAACAACAGAGAATTGAGGATGTATTTGATGAGCTCTGTCCTCCACCTACATTGGACACCCTAATAATTTCAAATTATTTTGGCCGTCGGCTGCCAAACTGGATGCACTCGCCAGCACAAACAACCTTTCGATGCTTGAGGTCCATTGTCATACAGAACTTAACCTATTGCTCTCGATTACCAGATGGTTTGTGCAGAATCCCCGGATTGGAAGAACTGCTTATCAGCAATGCTCCAGCCATCGAGCATGTTGGGCCTGACTTTCAGAGCGTAGCAAGCGGAGATGGAGGAATTGTTTCTAAACCGTTCCCTGAGCTAGTAAAATTGGAATTGCTCGGGCTGTCCGTATGGAAGGAGTGGAACTGGGAGAAGCACAGCGAAGCCATATCCATGGCAGCTCTGGAACATCTACAACTCACAGACTGCAAGCTGACCCATCTTCCCCCTGGACTTGCCTGTGACTATAGGTATAGTCTGAGAAGCATATGCCTAAAAGATCTCACACTGCTAGAATATTTGGAGAACTTCCCTTCGGTTGTGAAACTCGATGTGCACGAATGCCCCATGCTCAAGACGATCAGCGGCTTCTCCATGTTGCGGACGGTCAACATTGATGGTTGCCAGAAGCTGAAGGTACTGGAGGGTGTCCCGGTACTCGACAACATGGTGTTGGATGATATTCCATGGGATGTTATTGGGACACCAGCCAGATGTAGGCCCAAGGGATATCAAGCTGGACTGCAGCGTCAGCTCCCACAAGACCTTACTATTATCAG CTGCTCCACATGTAGTTGGACACCTTGCACGCATTTGAACGTGCTCTTGGCAGCAGCTCTACTTGTTTGTATCG GTGGAGGGAGGCCTTGGAGGTGTACATGA
- the LOC136482783 gene encoding putative disease resistance RPP13-like protein 1 isoform X3, translating into MDGDWCTLEELEALSHLRSLQVNSLENVLDSSIATKAGIRSKKHLEYLELNWYVDDDDDDDDDEKEEEEEEEDGDDRDDNQDDEVEEQQEVEKEDDEKEEEEEHEDDEEKEEDEQTEVENIDQEKEEDDGHTEDGVGKEEQQIGPDQQQRIEDVFDELCPPPTLDTLIISNYFGRRLPNWMHSPAQTTFRCLRSIVIQNLTYCSRLPDGLCRIPGLEELLISNAPAIEHVGPDFQSVASGDGGIVSKPFPELVKLELLGLSVWKEWNWEKHSEAISMAALEHLQLTDCKLTHLPPGLACDYRYSLRSICLKDLTLLEYLENFPSVVKLDVHECPMLKTISGFSMLRTVNIDGCQKLKVLEGVPVLDNMVLDDIPWDVIGTPARCRPKGYQAGLQRQLPQDLTIISCSTCSWTPCTHLNVLLAAALLVCIG; encoded by the exons ATGGATGGTGACTGGTGCACTTTAGAAGAGTTAGAAGCTCTTTCACATCTTAGAAGTCTTCAAGTCAACAGTCTGGAAAATGTGCTTGATAGCTCAATTGCTACAAAGGCTGGAATTAGAAGCAAGAAGCATCTGGAGTATTTGGAGTTAAATTGGtacgttgatgatgatgatgatgatgatgatgatgagaaggaggaggaggaggaggaagaggatggcgaTGATCGTGATGACAACCAAGATGATGAGGTTGAGGAGCAGCaggaggtggagaaggaagatgatgagaaggaggaggaggaggaacatGAGGACGATGAGGAGAAAGAGGAGGATGAACAAACAGAAGTTGAGAATATTGATCAGGAGAAAGAGGAGGACGATGGTCATACTGAGGATGGTGTAGGAAAAGAAGAGCAACAAATTGGTCCAGATCAACAACAGAGAATTGAGGATGTATTTGATGAGCTCTGTCCTCCACCTACATTGGACACCCTAATAATTTCAAATTATTTTGGCCGTCGGCTGCCAAACTGGATGCACTCGCCAGCACAAACAACCTTTCGATGCTTGAGGTCCATTGTCATACAGAACTTAACCTATTGCTCTCGATTACCAGATGGTTTGTGCAGAATCCCCGGATTGGAAGAACTGCTTATCAGCAATGCTCCAGCCATCGAGCATGTTGGGCCTGACTTTCAGAGCGTAGCAAGCGGAGATGGAGGAATTGTTTCTAAACCGTTCCCTGAGCTAGTAAAATTGGAATTGCTCGGGCTGTCCGTATGGAAGGAGTGGAACTGGGAGAAGCACAGCGAAGCCATATCCATGGCAGCTCTGGAACATCTACAACTCACAGACTGCAAGCTGACCCATCTTCCCCCTGGACTTGCCTGTGACTATAGGTATAGTCTGAGAAGCATATGCCTAAAAGATCTCACACTGCTAGAATATTTGGAGAACTTCCCTTCGGTTGTGAAACTCGATGTGCACGAATGCCCCATGCTCAAGACGATCAGCGGCTTCTCCATGTTGCGGACGGTCAACATTGATGGTTGCCAGAAGCTGAAGGTACTGGAGGGTGTCCCGGTACTCGACAACATGGTGTTGGATGATATTCCATGGGATGTTATTGGGACACCAGCCAGATGTAGGCCCAAGGGATATCAAGCTGGACTGCAGCGTCAGCTCCCACAAGACCTTACTATTATCAG CTGCTCCACATGTAGTTGGACACCTTGCACGCATTTGAACGTGCTCTTGGCAGCAGCTCTACTTGTTTGTATCG GTTGA
- the LOC136482783 gene encoding putative disease resistance RPP13-like protein 1 isoform X2 gives MDGDWCTLEELEALSHLRSLQVNSLENVLDSSIATKAGIRSKKHLEYLELNWYVDDDDDDDDDEKEEEEEEEDGDDRDDNQDDEVEEQQEVEKEDDEKEEEEEHEDDEEKEEDEQTEVENIDQEKEEDDGHTEDGVGKEEQQIGPDQQQRIEDVFDELCPPPTLDTLIISNYFGRRLPNWMHSPAQTTFRCLRSIVIQNLTYCSRLPDGLCRIPGLEELLISNAPAIEHVGPDFQSVASGDGGIVSKPFPELVKLELLGLSVWKEWNWEKHSEAISMAALEHLQLTDCKLTHLPPGLACDYRYSLRSICLKDLTLLEYLENFPSVVKLDVHECPMLKTISGFSMLRTVNIDGCQKLKVLEGVPVLDNMVLDDIPWDVIGTPARCRPKGYQAGLQRQLPQDLTIIRWREALEVYMMPDNVTRKPTYDILLLIRWR, from the exons ATGGATGGTGACTGGTGCACTTTAGAAGAGTTAGAAGCTCTTTCACATCTTAGAAGTCTTCAAGTCAACAGTCTGGAAAATGTGCTTGATAGCTCAATTGCTACAAAGGCTGGAATTAGAAGCAAGAAGCATCTGGAGTATTTGGAGTTAAATTGGtacgttgatgatgatgatgatgatgatgatgatgagaaggaggaggaggaggaggaagaggatggcgaTGATCGTGATGACAACCAAGATGATGAGGTTGAGGAGCAGCaggaggtggagaaggaagatgatgagaaggaggaggaggaggaacatGAGGACGATGAGGAGAAAGAGGAGGATGAACAAACAGAAGTTGAGAATATTGATCAGGAGAAAGAGGAGGACGATGGTCATACTGAGGATGGTGTAGGAAAAGAAGAGCAACAAATTGGTCCAGATCAACAACAGAGAATTGAGGATGTATTTGATGAGCTCTGTCCTCCACCTACATTGGACACCCTAATAATTTCAAATTATTTTGGCCGTCGGCTGCCAAACTGGATGCACTCGCCAGCACAAACAACCTTTCGATGCTTGAGGTCCATTGTCATACAGAACTTAACCTATTGCTCTCGATTACCAGATGGTTTGTGCAGAATCCCCGGATTGGAAGAACTGCTTATCAGCAATGCTCCAGCCATCGAGCATGTTGGGCCTGACTTTCAGAGCGTAGCAAGCGGAGATGGAGGAATTGTTTCTAAACCGTTCCCTGAGCTAGTAAAATTGGAATTGCTCGGGCTGTCCGTATGGAAGGAGTGGAACTGGGAGAAGCACAGCGAAGCCATATCCATGGCAGCTCTGGAACATCTACAACTCACAGACTGCAAGCTGACCCATCTTCCCCCTGGACTTGCCTGTGACTATAGGTATAGTCTGAGAAGCATATGCCTAAAAGATCTCACACTGCTAGAATATTTGGAGAACTTCCCTTCGGTTGTGAAACTCGATGTGCACGAATGCCCCATGCTCAAGACGATCAGCGGCTTCTCCATGTTGCGGACGGTCAACATTGATGGTTGCCAGAAGCTGAAGGTACTGGAGGGTGTCCCGGTACTCGACAACATGGTGTTGGATGATATTCCATGGGATGTTATTGGGACACCAGCCAGATGTAGGCCCAAGGGATATCAAGCTGGACTGCAGCGTCAGCTCCCACAAGACCTTACTATTATCAG GTGGAGGGAGGCCTTGGAGGTGTACATGATGCCGGATAATGTTACTAGGAAGCCAACATATGACATTTTGCTTTTGATAAGATGGAGATGA